The following proteins are encoded in a genomic region of Gemmatimonadaceae bacterium:
- a CDS encoding acyl-protein synthetase: MSRTIEELLAAPVFGSSQAEKEATLLPLLNALTAHHAAHCAPYDRLLAGTGATRVASRLADVPWLPVGLFKSHELVSVGAPDVFKVMTSSGTTGQAVSRIILDQRTADLQTRALVRIMTHVLGPDRLPMLVLDTKSIIRNRTQFAARGAGVLGMMTFGRNAVWALDDEMDLDIPAVEAFLAKHGNAPFLMFGFTFMAWKYFIQRLADRGLDLSQGILVHSGGWKKLQDEAVDNATFRARLQAMTGLHRIYNFYGMVEQVGSVFLEGDDGFLYPPAFADVIIRDPETWDEAPVGTPGVIQVLSALPHSYPGHSILTEDMGIVHSVDANTTGRGGKAFTVIGRAPRAELRGCSDVHAFAAST, translated from the coding sequence GTGAGCCGCACGATCGAGGAACTGCTGGCGGCCCCGGTGTTCGGGTCGTCGCAGGCGGAGAAGGAGGCCACGCTCCTGCCGCTGCTGAACGCGCTGACGGCGCACCATGCCGCGCACTGCGCGCCCTACGACCGCCTGCTGGCCGGCACCGGGGCGACGCGCGTCGCGTCGCGGCTGGCGGATGTGCCCTGGCTGCCCGTGGGCCTGTTCAAGAGTCACGAGCTGGTGTCCGTGGGGGCGCCCGACGTGTTCAAGGTGATGACGTCGAGTGGCACCACCGGCCAGGCCGTGAGCCGGATCATCCTCGACCAGCGCACGGCGGACCTGCAGACGCGCGCGCTGGTGCGCATCATGACGCATGTGCTCGGGCCTGACCGGCTGCCGATGCTGGTGCTCGACACGAAGTCGATCATCCGCAACCGGACGCAGTTCGCGGCGCGCGGGGCCGGCGTGCTGGGCATGATGACCTTCGGGCGGAATGCCGTCTGGGCGCTGGACGACGAGATGGACCTGGACATCCCGGCCGTCGAGGCCTTCCTCGCGAAGCACGGGAACGCGCCGTTCCTGATGTTTGGCTTCACGTTCATGGCGTGGAAGTACTTCATCCAGCGCCTGGCGGACCGCGGGCTCGACCTGTCGCAGGGCATCCTGGTCCACAGCGGCGGCTGGAAGAAGCTGCAGGACGAGGCGGTGGACAACGCCACGTTTCGTGCCCGGCTCCAGGCCATGACGGGGCTGCACCGCATCTACAACTTCTATGGCATGGTGGAGCAGGTGGGGAGCGTCTTCCTGGAGGGCGACGACGGGTTCCTGTACCCGCCGGCCTTCGCCGACGTGATCATCCGCGACCCCGAGACGTGGGACGAGGCGCCGGTCGGCACCCCGGGGGTGATCCAGGTGCTCAGCGCCCTGCCGCACAGCTACCCGGGGCACTCGATCCTGACGGAGGACATGGGCATCGTGCATTCGGTGGATGCGAACACCACCGGGCGCGGCGGCAAGGCCTTCACCGTGATCGGGCGTGCGCCGCGCGCCGAGCTCCGCGGCTGCAGCGACGTGCACGCGTTCGCGGCCAGCACATGA
- a CDS encoding sugar transferase, whose protein sequence is MLKRLFDLLLVLIGAVVWVPALAVVAVLVRTRLGTPVFFRQERPGLHGRPFMMVKFRSMTDARDASGALLPDADRLPHFGRRLRATSLDELPELLNVLSGEMSLVGPRPLLMRYLDRYTPRQRRRHEMKPGITGLAQVSGRNALGWPERLELDVQYVERQSLLLDIRILWRTVMAVVRRDGISAAGEATMAEFTGAPDAPVTPESPLLR, encoded by the coding sequence ATGCTGAAGCGGCTGTTCGACCTGCTGCTGGTGCTGATCGGCGCGGTGGTCTGGGTTCCCGCGCTTGCTGTCGTGGCCGTGCTCGTGCGCACGCGCCTCGGGACGCCCGTGTTCTTCCGGCAGGAGCGCCCCGGCCTGCATGGCCGGCCGTTCATGATGGTGAAGTTCCGGAGCATGACCGACGCGCGTGACGCCAGCGGCGCACTGCTCCCGGACGCCGACCGCCTGCCGCACTTCGGACGCCGGCTGCGCGCCACCTCGCTGGACGAGTTGCCGGAACTGCTGAACGTGCTGAGCGGCGAGATGAGCCTCGTCGGTCCCCGCCCGCTGCTGATGCGCTACCTGGACCGCTACACCCCGCGGCAGCGGCGGCGGCACGAGATGAAGCCGGGCATCACCGGGCTGGCGCAGGTGTCGGGCCGCAACGCGCTTGGCTGGCCGGAGCGCCTCGAGCTGGACGTGCAGTACGTGGAACGGCAGTCGTTGCTGCTGGACATCCGCATCCTCTGGCGCACCGTCATGGCCGTCGTGCGTCGCGATGGCATCAGTGCCGCCGGCGAGGCCACGATGGCCGAGTTCACCGGGGCGCCCGATGCACCCGTGACGCCGGAATCGCCGTTGCTCCGCTGA
- a CDS encoding acetyltransferase, with the protein MRLIIVGAGGFGREVLQYVRDRGVDEVVGFVDDRAESVLAAPGLPPWLGSLETHVLDAAAQYVIGIGKPSVRAAIASRLEAAGAVFGSVVHPTAYVPPTATLGRGCVVAPGAHVGPYAVLGDHAVLNVLASVGHDACIGRATVFSPYAVINGAAQLGDEVFLGTHATVLAGVRVGTGAQVSAGAVVYREVEAYALAQGDPARSRVMFAPAAPAPDAS; encoded by the coding sequence ATGCGCCTGATCATCGTCGGTGCCGGCGGCTTCGGCCGCGAGGTGCTGCAGTACGTGCGTGACCGCGGCGTGGACGAGGTGGTCGGGTTCGTCGATGACCGCGCCGAGTCGGTGCTCGCGGCGCCGGGCCTGCCGCCCTGGCTCGGGTCCCTGGAGACGCATGTGCTGGATGCCGCTGCGCAGTACGTGATCGGGATCGGGAAGCCATCGGTGCGGGCGGCCATCGCCAGCCGGCTCGAGGCTGCGGGGGCGGTGTTCGGCTCCGTGGTGCATCCCACGGCCTACGTGCCGCCGACGGCCACGCTGGGCCGCGGCTGCGTGGTCGCGCCCGGGGCACATGTCGGGCCGTACGCCGTGCTCGGCGACCATGCGGTGCTCAACGTGCTGGCGAGTGTCGGGCATGACGCCTGCATCGGCCGGGCCACGGTGTTCTCACCGTACGCGGTGATCAACGGCGCGGCGCAGCTCGGCGACGAGGTGTTCCTCGGCACGCACGCCACCGTGCTGGCCGGCGTGCGTGTCGGCACGGGAGCGCAGGTGTCGGCCGGCGCCGTCGTCTATCGCGAGGTCGAGGCCTACGCCCTCGCGCAGGGCGATCCGGCGCGATCACGCGTGATGTTCGCGCCTGCGGCACCGGCCCCAGATGCATCCTGA